The proteins below are encoded in one region of Bremerella sp. P1:
- the recG gene encoding ATP-dependent DNA helicase RecG → MSDSRESTPLQRLRTPVQFLKGVGPQRAERLAKLQLYTALDLIFFFPRDYQDLLDIIPADDLKEDEPASITGVIEDVDFRGTGPGRSVLGVLVRDNQAYVRGVWFNQPFLRKRFQEGQHVIVSGRPRLQGNRWEMAHPVVDIVEPGDQPEGGKLLPIYPLTEGVRQGLMRKMVHTALDTYGSDLEEVLPDSFLKQHELLSIHDALNKIHRPHSREDTEAARKRFIYQELLVLQLAMSLRKHQLNERKSALPIPVDFRIDERIRKLLPFELTEDQNKAIHEICHDLNRTIPMNRLLQGDVGTGKTMVSVYAMLAAVAAKTQAALMAPTEVLAKQHARTLSKLLSHAKVRIGVLTGSLTEKERSKLLADVAAGEIDLLIGTQAIIATEITFQKLGLVIIDEQHKFGVRQRAALRSAGNDPHYLVMTATPIPRTVALGMFGDLDISTIRNAPPGRQTISTYIADDEQRAKWWDFFRKKLREGRQGYVIAPLVDETNRDDTLGGVEQLLENLANGELEEFRLEMLHGRMPPAEKDAVMQRFANHEIDVLIATTVVEVGVDVANAVLMTIESGERFGLAQLHQLRGRISRGKHPGYLCVFANPATDASRERLEAFAGTTDGFELAEVDFKLRGPGDLFGWKQHGMPPLRIADLQRDGELLAKAREDAFSITDTDPNLAGAKWEKLQRMVLTRYGKSLDIGDLG, encoded by the coding sequence ATGTCAGACAGCCGCGAATCGACTCCGCTCCAGCGTCTTCGCACGCCGGTACAGTTCCTGAAAGGGGTCGGACCGCAGCGTGCCGAGCGGCTGGCGAAGCTGCAGCTCTACACGGCCCTCGATCTCATCTTCTTCTTTCCACGTGACTACCAAGACCTGCTGGATATCATCCCGGCCGATGACCTGAAGGAAGATGAACCGGCGTCGATTACCGGCGTAATCGAAGACGTCGATTTCCGCGGAACGGGTCCAGGACGCAGCGTGCTGGGGGTACTCGTCCGCGATAATCAAGCCTATGTGCGCGGCGTTTGGTTTAATCAGCCTTTTCTGCGAAAGCGATTCCAGGAAGGGCAGCACGTGATCGTATCGGGTCGACCTCGACTACAAGGTAATCGCTGGGAGATGGCCCACCCCGTGGTCGATATCGTCGAGCCTGGTGATCAGCCGGAAGGTGGCAAGCTGCTTCCCATCTACCCACTGACCGAAGGAGTGCGCCAAGGGTTGATGCGAAAGATGGTCCATACGGCGCTCGATACGTATGGGAGTGACCTAGAGGAAGTCTTGCCGGACTCGTTTCTAAAACAGCACGAACTGCTGTCGATTCACGATGCCCTGAACAAGATTCATCGGCCCCACTCGCGTGAAGATACGGAAGCTGCCCGGAAGCGGTTTATCTACCAGGAACTGCTCGTGCTGCAGCTGGCTATGTCGCTGCGCAAGCATCAGCTCAACGAGCGCAAGAGTGCGCTGCCAATCCCCGTCGATTTTCGCATCGACGAACGGATTCGTAAGCTGCTTCCATTTGAGCTGACCGAAGACCAGAACAAAGCGATCCACGAGATCTGCCACGATTTGAATCGTACGATTCCCATGAATCGCTTGCTGCAAGGGGACGTGGGGACGGGCAAGACAATGGTCTCGGTCTACGCAATGTTAGCCGCGGTAGCTGCCAAAACTCAGGCTGCCCTAATGGCTCCGACGGAAGTCTTAGCCAAACAGCATGCTCGAACGCTCAGCAAGCTGTTAAGTCATGCGAAGGTTCGGATCGGAGTACTTACAGGCTCGCTGACCGAAAAGGAACGTTCTAAGCTTTTGGCGGATGTCGCTGCGGGTGAGATCGATCTGTTAATCGGAACGCAAGCGATCATTGCGACCGAAATCACGTTCCAAAAGCTGGGCCTGGTGATCATCGACGAGCAGCATAAGTTTGGCGTTCGCCAACGTGCCGCGCTGCGAAGTGCCGGCAATGATCCGCACTACCTGGTGATGACCGCCACGCCGATTCCACGCACGGTGGCCTTGGGGATGTTCGGAGATCTCGATATCTCGACCATTCGCAACGCGCCGCCAGGTCGTCAGACGATCAGCACGTATATTGCTGACGATGAGCAGCGGGCCAAGTGGTGGGACTTCTTTCGCAAGAAACTGCGCGAAGGGCGGCAAGGGTATGTCATCGCGCCATTGGTCGATGAAACGAACCGCGATGACACGCTTGGTGGCGTCGAGCAACTGCTCGAGAATTTGGCCAACGGCGAACTGGAAGAGTTTCGTTTAGAGATGCTGCACGGACGCATGCCGCCGGCCGAAAAGGATGCCGTGATGCAGCGTTTTGCTAATCACGAGATTGATGTCTTGATCGCCACGACAGTCGTGGAAGTGGGGGTCGATGTCGCCAATGCCGTGCTCATGACGATCGAGAGCGGCGAACGCTTCGGGCTGGCCCAACTCCATCAGCTTCGCGGTCGAATCAGTCGAGGTAAGCATCCCGGTTATCTTTGCGTGTTTGCCAACCCGGCCACTGATGCCTCGCGCGAACGTTTAGAAGCATTTGCCGGAACAACCGATGGGTTCGAGTTGGCCGAAGTCGACTTCAAGCTTCGCGGCCCCGGCGACTTGTTTGGCTGGAAGCAACACGGCATGCCTCCACTT
- the rnhA gene encoding ribonuclease HI → MAATFEPEVLLFTDGACSGNPGPGGWAFILRHPSTGKEMEKSGGERDTTNNRMELMAVIQGLQTLSRACSIELFTDSVYVGKGMTEWMPKWKKNNWQRKEGKQWKPVKNDDLWKQLDEQLQKHRVKYTRVAGHSGHPENDRVDELAVAAYQPYR, encoded by the coding sequence ATGGCGGCCACCTTCGAGCCTGAGGTTCTTCTTTTCACGGACGGGGCATGTAGTGGAAACCCCGGCCCCGGCGGCTGGGCGTTTATCTTGCGCCATCCATCCACCGGCAAAGAGATGGAAAAGTCAGGCGGTGAACGCGATACGACCAACAATCGCATGGAGTTGATGGCCGTCATTCAAGGCCTGCAGACCCTTAGCCGAGCGTGTAGTATCGAGCTATTTACCGATAGCGTCTACGTCGGCAAAGGGATGACCGAGTGGATGCCCAAGTGGAAGAAGAACAACTGGCAGCGCAAAGAAGGCAAGCAGTGGAAGCCGGTCAAGAATGACGACCTGTGGAAACAACTGGACGAACAGCTGCAAAAGCATCGCGTGAAATATACCCGAGTCGCTGGCCACAGTGGCCACCCGGAAAATGATCGTGTTGACGAATTGGCCGTGGCGGCCTATCAGCCTTATCGATAA
- a CDS encoding sensor histidine kinase — protein sequence MSYRSIKRVLGETNLERKCRFLYGTCLLLLITGSFWWYGQSTEQLVHNNNLSTGRHLVDAVLMKIHWKHDAQAQKNPEGWDEHVRDTGLELEYMKYDWEVMTLDPADRKLAATSRPEERILLPANEEEAEILRRLKEIQQTRDKDILEKFLSTPGISTQETTDEFVELGRGDADNDEDTIAYSPASEAFYDAERQKYIYYQPIYWKRNCTVACHNTNLELAVSTTGFPLENELPFNVIKIVKDDEITQIALTKNRAYLLATAIITVALSMIALYLIVRYIIVKPLTHLRDVSDEVSQGHMDVRAEIYTGDEFEDLATSFNRMLAHLIDAQNKLTYVNRDLDGKVDQLAQANMQLYEMNCLKSDFLASMSHELRTPLNSILGFSDVLRGIDSLNDKQKRYVENIQKSGRLLLDMINDILDLAKVESGRMEVRPSRFSVASVVSGACDMVRSLTEEKNIDLTCHVDPNEEPALQDQSKFQQILTNLLSNAIKFTPEGGRIVVKANRINNRLELSVSDTGVGIAEEDREIIFEKFRQGTASQGDTLTREYSGTGLGLSIVRELCQLLGGTVRAESELGKGSTFFVDIPWVIEDRPDVREDSFTSRIDEITKTKHGDFVRIQGSRQVETPETIDSTTRN from the coding sequence ATGTCGTATCGTTCCATTAAGCGCGTCCTCGGCGAGACCAATCTCGAACGAAAGTGCCGCTTTCTGTACGGAACATGCCTGTTGCTGCTGATTACCGGCAGCTTCTGGTGGTATGGGCAATCGACCGAACAGTTGGTGCACAACAATAATTTGAGCACCGGGCGGCACCTGGTTGATGCGGTTCTGATGAAGATCCACTGGAAGCATGACGCCCAGGCCCAAAAGAATCCGGAAGGATGGGACGAGCACGTACGTGATACGGGCCTCGAACTGGAGTACATGAAGTACGACTGGGAAGTGATGACCCTCGATCCGGCTGACCGCAAATTGGCGGCGACCAGTCGACCCGAGGAACGCATCCTTCTGCCGGCTAACGAAGAGGAAGCCGAGATCCTGCGGCGTTTGAAAGAGATTCAACAAACGCGTGATAAGGATATCCTCGAGAAGTTCCTTAGCACGCCCGGTATCAGTACCCAAGAGACGACTGATGAATTCGTCGAACTGGGGCGTGGTGACGCTGACAACGACGAAGACACGATCGCCTATTCGCCAGCCTCAGAAGCTTTCTACGATGCGGAACGGCAAAAGTACATTTATTATCAGCCGATCTATTGGAAGCGAAACTGCACGGTTGCCTGTCACAATACGAACCTGGAACTGGCCGTCTCGACCACAGGCTTCCCGCTTGAAAATGAACTGCCGTTCAATGTGATCAAGATCGTTAAGGACGACGAGATCACGCAGATCGCGCTGACGAAGAACCGGGCCTACCTTCTAGCCACGGCTATTATCACGGTCGCGCTTTCCATGATCGCGTTGTACCTGATCGTGCGTTACATCATCGTGAAACCACTGACTCACCTGCGTGACGTGAGTGACGAGGTGAGCCAAGGTCACATGGACGTGCGGGCCGAGATCTACACCGGCGATGAATTCGAAGACCTGGCAACTTCCTTCAACCGCATGCTTGCTCACTTGATCGATGCCCAGAACAAGTTGACCTACGTTAACCGAGATCTCGACGGCAAGGTCGATCAACTGGCTCAGGCCAATATGCAGTTGTACGAGATGAACTGCTTGAAGAGCGACTTCCTGGCAAGCATGAGCCACGAACTGCGGACGCCGCTCAATAGTATTCTCGGTTTCTCGGATGTGCTGCGTGGTATCGACAGCCTGAACGACAAACAGAAACGGTACGTCGAGAACATCCAGAAGTCAGGTCGTTTGCTGCTGGACATGATCAACGACATTCTCGACCTGGCAAAGGTCGAAAGCGGTCGCATGGAAGTCCGCCCGTCACGATTTTCGGTTGCTTCGGTGGTTAGCGGCGCCTGTGATATGGTTCGCTCGCTTACGGAAGAAAAGAACATCGATCTGACCTGTCACGTCGATCCCAATGAAGAGCCGGCGCTGCAGGATCAATCGAAGTTCCAGCAGATCTTGACCAACTTGCTTTCCAATGCGATCAAGTTCACGCCGGAAGGGGGACGCATTGTTGTCAAAGCGAATCGCATCAACAATCGTCTTGAGCTTTCCGTAAGCGACACCGGTGTGGGTATCGCGGAAGAGGATCGCGAGATCATCTTCGAGAAGTTCCGCCAAGGGACCGCCTCGCAAGGGGACACGCTGACACGCGAGTACTCTGGTACCGGCCTCGGCTTATCGATCGTCCGCGAGCTATGCCAGCTGCTGGGCGGAACCGTACGAGCCGAGAGCGAACTGGGCAAGGGAAGTACGTTTTTTGTTGACATCCCGTGGGTGATCGAAGATCGTCCTGACGTTCGCGAAGATTCGTTCACGTCACGTATCGACGAGATCACCAAGACCAAGCACGGCGACTTTGTCCGCATTCAAGGGTCTCGCCAGGTCGAAACGCCGGAAACGATCGATTCGACAACGAGAAACTAG
- the priA gene encoding replication restart helicase PriA produces the protein MKNQKGLFGDDSTPWEQDDAQTGLVASVVMSTGPEQTFDYLVPDELVGEVLPGRRVYVPLGRSNRRVMAYCVAVERKEYGRRKLKYVLSALDQQTLLSSQMLKMTQWMAEYYLASWGQVLDAVIPAAVRGNAGTREVTLLSVPREVAARIATIKLPEKQHHVLTTLAASSKPMTPGDLADKCRCTQAPITGLRKKKLITSEVRRVSHAHFDDIDIEREPAKTLNEVQASALKTILAQVNAPEPKPILLHGVTGSGKTEVYIQAIQHVIDQGKQAIVLVPEISLTPQTKQRFASRFDRIAVLHSHMSDVERHWQWKRIASGIVNVVVGARSAVFAPTPQLGMIILDEEHDSSFKQDSVPRYHAREVAAKRAEYEKIPLILGTATPSLETYYRAQQGEYALISMPHRIGNRPLPAVRTVDMRYDKTTSFRGAISRQLYHSMKRTLEQDGQIILLLNRRGHSTHIQCPACGHLVECPHCEIPLTHHITDGSTVCHYCDYRSSAPRVCPVPTCRYSGIRFSGIGTQKLEQEVKSKFGSYPIIRMDSDTMKKPGSHEAALERFRNREVKILVGTQMIAKGLDFPNVTLVGVINADTALHFPDVRAGERTFQLITQVAGRTGRGDLGGEVLVQTLSPDHPAIEAATRHDYALFAERELPFRRDFQMTPFAHMVRIIARGPSQPSVELFMQQISEELARFAQEQGGDISQQGPAPAPIEKLRGNYRYHLLLHSFDRLLMRAAVLRCREKVAVPEDVLWIADVDPIDMM, from the coding sequence GTGAAGAATCAAAAAGGACTTTTCGGCGACGATTCGACCCCCTGGGAGCAGGACGATGCTCAAACAGGGCTGGTGGCCTCAGTCGTGATGTCGACCGGGCCTGAGCAGACCTTCGATTACTTGGTGCCTGATGAGTTGGTCGGCGAAGTCTTGCCTGGCCGCCGGGTCTACGTCCCACTAGGTCGATCCAATCGCCGCGTGATGGCGTACTGCGTGGCTGTCGAGCGGAAGGAGTATGGTCGTCGCAAGCTGAAGTACGTGCTGTCGGCCCTTGATCAGCAGACGTTGCTTTCTTCGCAGATGCTGAAGATGACCCAATGGATGGCCGAGTACTACTTGGCTAGTTGGGGACAGGTGCTCGACGCCGTGATTCCCGCCGCTGTGCGCGGCAACGCAGGCACACGCGAAGTGACGCTACTGAGTGTTCCCCGCGAAGTGGCTGCCCGCATCGCGACGATCAAGCTGCCTGAGAAGCAACATCACGTGCTGACGACGCTGGCCGCATCCAGTAAGCCGATGACGCCGGGAGACCTAGCCGACAAGTGCCGCTGTACTCAAGCACCCATCACCGGGCTACGCAAGAAGAAGCTCATTACGTCGGAAGTCCGCCGCGTCAGTCACGCCCACTTCGACGACATTGATATCGAACGCGAACCGGCTAAGACGTTGAACGAGGTTCAGGCTTCCGCACTCAAGACGATCCTCGCCCAGGTCAATGCACCTGAGCCGAAGCCCATCCTGCTGCATGGCGTGACCGGCAGTGGAAAGACTGAGGTCTACATTCAGGCCATTCAACATGTGATCGATCAAGGGAAGCAGGCGATCGTCCTGGTTCCGGAAATCAGTCTCACGCCCCAAACCAAACAGCGTTTCGCTTCGCGCTTCGATCGGATTGCTGTACTGCACAGTCATATGAGTGACGTCGAGCGGCACTGGCAGTGGAAACGAATTGCTTCAGGCATCGTGAACGTGGTGGTCGGGGCACGCAGTGCGGTGTTTGCACCGACACCTCAACTGGGAATGATCATCCTGGATGAAGAACACGACAGCTCGTTCAAGCAAGACTCGGTGCCTAGGTACCATGCTCGAGAGGTCGCTGCCAAGCGGGCCGAATACGAGAAGATCCCGCTGATTCTCGGCACGGCGACTCCTTCGCTGGAGACGTACTATCGTGCTCAGCAAGGTGAGTACGCGTTGATCTCGATGCCGCATCGGATTGGGAATCGGCCACTGCCGGCGGTGCGTACCGTCGACATGCGATACGACAAGACGACTAGCTTTCGCGGTGCGATCAGCCGTCAGCTTTATCACTCGATGAAGCGAACTCTCGAACAAGATGGACAGATTATCCTGCTGCTCAATCGTCGAGGGCACAGTACGCACATTCAGTGCCCCGCGTGTGGTCACCTGGTGGAGTGCCCTCATTGCGAGATTCCGCTGACGCATCATATCACCGACGGCAGCACCGTTTGTCATTACTGCGACTACCGCAGCTCGGCCCCACGTGTCTGCCCTGTGCCCACGTGTCGTTATAGTGGAATCCGCTTTTCCGGGATCGGTACTCAAAAGCTGGAACAGGAAGTCAAGTCGAAGTTCGGCTCATACCCGATCATTCGGATGGACTCCGACACAATGAAGAAGCCTGGCTCGCATGAAGCCGCGCTCGAGCGTTTTCGCAATCGCGAAGTGAAGATCCTGGTCGGCACCCAGATGATCGCCAAGGGGTTGGACTTCCCGAATGTGACGCTGGTGGGTGTGATCAACGCCGATACGGCACTGCACTTTCCCGATGTCCGTGCTGGCGAGCGGACGTTTCAATTGATCACCCAAGTGGCTGGGAGAACCGGCCGAGGCGACCTGGGGGGGGAAGTCCTGGTGCAGACGCTAAGCCCAGATCACCCCGCGATCGAAGCAGCGACACGGCATGATTACGCCCTGTTTGCCGAGCGAGAGCTGCCATTTCGCCGCGACTTTCAGATGACACCTTTTGCGCACATGGTTCGGATCATTGCTCGCGGTCCATCGCAGCCGTCCGTGGAACTGTTCATGCAGCAGATTTCCGAAGAGCTGGCTCGTTTCGCCCAAGAGCAGGGGGGCGACATCTCGCAGCAAGGGCCTGCTCCGGCCCCCATCGAAAAGCTGCGTGGGAATTACCGCTATCACTTGCTACTGCACAGTTTCGATCGACTGTTAATGCGTGCGGCCGTGCTCCGATGTCGCGAAAAGGTAGCCGTTCCGGAGGATGTCTTGTGGATTGCCGATGTCGATCCAATCGACATGATGTAG
- the nadD gene encoding nicotinate-nucleotide adenylyltransferase — protein sequence MRLGIYGGSFSPIHNGHLLLAESCREQCALDEVWFLPAATNPLKQDGVLASDAHRVAMIELAIAGNHAFKCSPIELERGGLSYTVDTLRDLQKIVPQAELFLLVGGDSFASLFHWHKIDEICELATICTVGRPGSDLSDWGQLPEVLNDDQMTHIKQHFVEMPLIGLSSTDIRGRIASGRSIRYMVPRSVEKYIETQHVFHKQVAST from the coding sequence ATGCGACTGGGAATTTACGGGGGTTCGTTTTCCCCAATTCACAACGGTCATTTGCTTCTTGCAGAATCGTGTCGCGAACAGTGCGCCTTGGACGAAGTTTGGTTCTTGCCTGCGGCCACCAATCCACTCAAGCAAGATGGCGTGCTGGCCTCCGATGCTCATCGCGTGGCAATGATCGAACTAGCCATCGCCGGTAACCATGCATTCAAATGCAGTCCCATCGAGTTGGAACGCGGTGGACTTAGTTATACCGTCGATACACTTCGAGATTTGCAGAAAATCGTTCCGCAGGCCGAGTTATTCTTACTGGTTGGCGGCGACTCGTTCGCTTCGCTCTTTCACTGGCACAAGATTGACGAGATCTGCGAACTGGCAACCATTTGCACGGTGGGCCGGCCTGGCAGCGACTTAAGCGACTGGGGACAACTGCCGGAAGTCCTAAATGACGATCAGATGACACACATCAAGCAGCACTTCGTCGAAATGCCACTGATTGGCCTATCCAGCACCGACATCCGTGGGCGAATTGCTAGCGGCAGATCGATCCGCTACATGGTGCCGCGTAGTGTCGAGAAGTATATCGAAACGCAGCACGTCTTCCACAAACAAGTGGCGTCAACTTAG
- a CDS encoding sensor histidine kinase has translation MNHSQSPSDASLIERQAKEIEILKRRLLEAQKLTAMGELVSTTTHEFNNVLMAVINYARMGLRHQDEQTRNNCFEKIAAAGDRAAKITTGVLAMAKNRGDRMEPTDLSKIVDDTIVLLERELRKYRIELEFQNENAPLAMANGNQIQQVLLNLMINARQAMPHGGRLILKLSYDKANDTVDLLVRDHGTGIPTDQLPHIFDAFYTTKTGPDETGKGGTGIGLAACRDIIEAHQGKIRVQSTVGMGTAFTIRIPAAAVNPTPTSTVSSGVPIAGSEMLPTSPVRH, from the coding sequence ATGAACCACTCGCAATCCCCCTCAGATGCTTCGCTGATTGAACGTCAGGCGAAGGAAATCGAAATCTTGAAGCGCCGTTTGCTCGAAGCGCAAAAACTGACCGCGATGGGGGAACTCGTCAGTACGACGACGCACGAATTCAACAACGTGCTGATGGCCGTGATCAACTACGCCCGCATGGGGCTGCGTCATCAGGACGAGCAAACCCGCAACAACTGCTTTGAAAAGATCGCAGCCGCCGGGGACCGAGCCGCCAAGATCACGACCGGTGTGCTGGCGATGGCCAAGAACCGTGGCGACCGCATGGAGCCAACCGACCTGTCGAAAATCGTCGACGACACCATCGTGCTGCTCGAGCGGGAACTTCGCAAATATCGCATCGAATTAGAATTTCAAAACGAGAACGCTCCCCTGGCAATGGCCAACGGGAACCAGATTCAGCAGGTCCTGTTGAACCTGATGATCAATGCTCGCCAGGCGATGCCTCACGGCGGACGGCTGATCCTGAAGCTTTCGTACGACAAAGCGAATGACACGGTCGACCTGTTGGTACGCGATCACGGCACCGGCATTCCGACCGATCAACTGCCGCATATCTTTGATGCGTTCTACACGACCAAAACAGGTCCCGATGAAACGGGCAAAGGGGGAACCGGGATCGGTTTGGCCGCTTGCCGCGACATCATCGAAGCCCACCAAGGCAAGATCCGCGTGCAAAGCACCGTGGGGATGGGAACCGCCTTCACGATCCGAATTCCGGCCGCTGCCGTGAACCCTACGCCGACCTCAACTGTCTCCAGCGGCGTACCGATCGCAGGCAGCGAAATGCTTCCCACGTCGCCTGTGAGGCACTAA
- the aroF gene encoding 3-deoxy-7-phosphoheptulonate synthase has translation MIIVMKRDATGDMIQHAAEKVEKLGLKAHVIEGTERTVIAAIGDKREEMRESFETVTGVSKVVPILAPYKVASREVKPEPTLVKAGSLEVGNGKCGVIAGPCSVESEDQIVQTAKAVKAAGATALRGGAFKPRTSPYSFQGLKEDGLKMLATAREETGLAVVTEVVASEDVKLVAKYADVLQIGARNMQNYRLLEEVGRVDRAVLLKRGPSATIDELLLAAEYILNEGNSRVMLCERGIRTFESHTRFTLPLATVTYLHQKTHLPVVIDPSHGTGHASLVPDMCVASVAIGADGIIVEVHPEPDEAMSDGYQSLDLPTFAETMKRCRAVANAVGIQCGADV, from the coding sequence ATGATCATCGTTATGAAACGGGACGCCACCGGCGACATGATTCAACATGCCGCCGAAAAAGTCGAGAAATTAGGGCTCAAAGCCCACGTCATCGAAGGGACTGAAAGGACCGTGATCGCCGCAATTGGCGACAAACGCGAAGAAATGCGGGAGTCGTTCGAGACCGTCACAGGTGTCTCGAAGGTCGTACCGATCCTGGCCCCTTACAAGGTCGCCAGTCGCGAAGTGAAGCCAGAGCCAACGCTCGTCAAAGCCGGTAGCCTGGAAGTCGGCAACGGCAAGTGCGGCGTCATCGCGGGTCCCTGTAGCGTGGAAAGCGAAGACCAGATTGTCCAGACTGCCAAAGCAGTGAAAGCCGCAGGAGCCACGGCGCTGCGTGGGGGAGCGTTCAAGCCACGCACGAGCCCTTATTCCTTCCAGGGTCTGAAAGAAGATGGCCTGAAGATGCTGGCCACAGCACGCGAAGAAACCGGCCTGGCCGTTGTCACGGAAGTGGTCGCGTCGGAAGACGTTAAGCTGGTTGCCAAGTATGCTGACGTATTGCAAATCGGTGCCCGCAACATGCAGAACTACCGCCTTTTAGAAGAGGTGGGCCGGGTCGATCGAGCCGTACTGCTCAAGCGTGGACCTTCCGCTACCATCGACGAACTGCTTCTGGCTGCCGAATACATTCTCAACGAAGGCAACAGCCGCGTCATGCTGTGCGAACGCGGGATTCGCACCTTCGAGTCGCACACGCGGTTCACGCTTCCTCTGGCTACGGTGACTTACCTTCATCAGAAGACGCACCTCCCGGTGGTCATCGATCCTAGCCACGGCACCGGCCATGCTTCCCTGGTCCCCGACATGTGCGTTGCCAGCGTGGCAATCGGCGCTGACGGCATCATCGTGGAAGTGCATCCCGAGCCTGACGAAGCCATGAGTGACGGCTATCAATCGCTTGATCTGCCTACCTTCGCGGAAACGATGAAACGCTGCCGCGCGGTGGCAAATGCCGTGGGAATTCAGTGCGGTGCCGACGTGTAG